Proteins encoded together in one Labrus bergylta chromosome 20, fLabBer1.1, whole genome shotgun sequence window:
- the si:ch73-174h16.4 gene encoding LOW QUALITY PROTEIN: leucine-rich repeat-containing protein 14 (The sequence of the model RefSeq protein was modified relative to this genomic sequence to represent the inferred CDS: inserted 5 bases in 4 codons; deleted 1 base in 1 codon) — protein sequence MVPPLVSLCARGVVSDHSSSPCWLRWVPSELYAALLEASFTGNRPLAVGELVQRWPDRTLRVGGRRKXTPPNRLCIQALLLAVVRGLSDRRCALQVLDXCGLQGDEGGMGDPMGGWSLTVALCTMVVQAGAGAQRAQRREGERREGERERKRFSELEREKDVKRERXALEEGTYGDEDRGWIGSYGTLSEEDLRKGVRRRMRXDRRRETALTGSGGSRTETQETDVGHVVLVHVRADLFVNARSWERVRAALSTPGPLKLQCRYLRVEEISVSSIKTLLDLLPRHSLLGIDVRYSSLGVSGLVELLPLLSVFPALRSLRLHYCNLDFRRDHPGQEEALRDLSQGLALLQELRRLSLTALRLPGQLRVLLSSLPQPLEILELPYLSLSPADLSYLSCSHHVSTLQQLDLSENRLEESTLPSIRRLLSQASCSLQHLSLSGCGLTDGLLALLLPSLGGCCALKSLALALNPLSMACLLDLVRMAVRMPSLRHLLYPNPLEDYQPGLPDLPSSAQLLDWPLDGATEINMTNSQLNRVLKESGRSGLFLTCDLLNYDKDLVD from the exons ATGGTGCCCCCCTTAGTGAGCCTGTGTGCCCGGGGGGTGGTGAGTGACCACAGCTCGTCCCCCTGCTGGCTCAGGTGGGTCCCCAGTGAGCTGTACGCCGCCCTGCTGGAGGCCTCCTTCACCGGAAACAGACCCCTGGCTGTGGGAGAGCTCGTGCAGAGGTGGCCGGATCGGACTCTGCGCGTGGGGGGGCGGAGGAA AACCCCCCCCAACCGACTGTGCATCCAGGCTCTGCTGCTGGCTGTGGTGAGAGGACTGTCGGACCGAAG GTGTGCCCTGCAGGTCCTGG CTTGTGGACTCCAGGGAGATGAAGGAGGCATGGGAGACCCCATGGGGGGCTGGTCTCTGACCGTGGCTCTCTGCACCATGGTGGTTCAGGCCGGAGCCGGAGCCCAGAGGgcgcagaggagagagggagagaggagagagggagagagggagaggaaaaggttctcagagctggagagagagaaggacgtgaagagagaga gcgctCTGGAAGAGGGAACCTACGGGGACGAGGACAGAGGATGGATCGGATCATACGGGACTCTGAGTGAAGAGGATCTGAGGAAAGGAGTCAGGAGGAGGATGA cggacagaagaagagaaacagctCTGACGGGTTCAGGAGGAAGTCGGACGGAGACACAGGAAACAGACGTCGGCCATGTTGTGTTGGTGCACGTCAGGGCCGACCTGTTTGTGAACGCTCGCTCTTGGGAGCGT GTGCGTGCAGCTCTGAGCACACCGGGACCCCTCAAGCTTCAGTGCAGATACCTCCGTGTGGAAGAGATCTCAGTGTCCAGCATCAAGACCCTCCTAGACCTGCTGCCCCGCCACAGTCTGCTGGGCATCGATGTGCGCTACAGCAGTCTGGGGGTGTCGGGCCTGGTGGAGCTGCtgcctctgctctctgtgtttcctgCTCTGAGGTCTCTGCGCCTTCACTACTGTAACCTGGACTTCCGCAGAGACCACCCGGGTCAGGAGGAGGCTCTGAGGGACTTATCTCAGGGTCTGGCTCTGCTGCAAGAACTGCGGCGTCTCAGCCTCACTGCTCTCAGACTGCCTGGACAGCTGCGCGTTCTGCTCAG CTCGCTGCCCCAGCCTCTGGAGATACTGGAACTTCCATATTTGAGTCTGAGCCCGGCTGATCTGTCCTATCTGTCCTGCAGCCATCATGTGTCcacgctgcagcagctggatCTCAGTGAGAACCGTCTGGAGGAGAGCACCCTGCCCTCCATCCGCCGCCTCCTCTCCCAGGCATCCTGTAGTCTTCAGCATCTTTCTCTAAGTGGGTGTGGCCTGACAGACGGCCTGCTGGCTCTCCTGCTGCCCTCACTGGGAGGCTGCTGCGCCCTCAAGAGTTTAGCTCTGGCCCTGAACCCGCTCTCCATGGCGTGCCTCTTGGACCTGGTGAGGATGGCTGTGAGAATGCCCTCCCTGCGTCACCTCCTGTACCCGAACCCTCTGGAGGACTACCAGCCCGGACTCCCCGACCTGCCCTCCAGCGCTCAGCTCTTAGACTGGCCGCTGGACGGAGCCACAGAGATCAACATGACCAACAGCCAGCTGAACCGGGTGCTGAAGGAGAGCGGGCGCTCCGGCCTCTTCCTCACCTGCGACCTGCTCAACTATGATAAAGACCTGGTGGACTAG